From Oncorhynchus clarkii lewisi isolate Uvic-CL-2024 chromosome 26, UVic_Ocla_1.0, whole genome shotgun sequence, the proteins below share one genomic window:
- the LOC139385044 gene encoding cartilage intermediate layer protein 1-like isoform X1: protein MCCLSTWALLLALGVTTTAQGTWRRDSLRAARQNNPAVYHSEDNYEWTTWFNVDHPGGRGDYEQLDAIRFYYRARVCDAPRALEARTTDWISARNTGEKIHADPTLGFWCANAEQAPGRNCSNYAVRFLCPKGQSGNTGSEGSQDAWGPWSDWSHCSAKCGQVAMQVRSRKCQSQPKQWDKQCSGPTVEGRACKGPECPGTGCTLHCEMGRVNAECDACMCQDHIVLGSVRSAGGLPGPGATILRFGPSSKLLTLTDHNGHFRIPGICPDGNATLTVQLRNHAPHTVTVPHSTEHTSVLSIMLKRAEKLHVVKNPENKARREGQTAALCCKVGGSPEPEEYQWFHNGSLLDRKQLNYDSTLVLRNLSMEQTGEYYCRASNQAGAIKSKPAIVTVLGKDQPSCNPKPESYLIRLPHDCYQNSSDSLYYDVGKCLSGTCAGQLDNGIRCKDSVAYCCGVAKMEEKQLKCQGYELPTMVVTGCGCQKCVETRVIVRGRAVAADTGEPMRFGHVYINGARVSRTGYKGTFSIQVPHDTERLVMTFVDNMDKFVNTTKVLPFNTKGGAVYHEIKLLRKKEPVTISSTELNTLQLGEVEGQDPIAEIQIPPNSFYKQSGEVFVGNVKASITFLDARDVSTAAAAQSDLNFVGDEGDTLPLRTYGMFSVDFRDEEAGEPLNAGEVKVKMDSTQVKMPEHLDTMKLWSLNPDTGMWEEEGSFQMEKKQRGKREERTFLIGNMEIRERRLFNLDVPENRRCYIKVRGFRSDRFMASEQVEGVVVTLINMEPTAGYSSNPRAWGRFDSVITGPNGACLPAFCDDQKADAYSAHVMANMGGEELEAVPSAPKFNPNIIGVPQPYLGKLNYRRSDHNDPRLKKTAFSINVAKPSPNTAEELNGPVYSFDQLKECEEAPFTAGHFRFTRVEGDRYDYNTVPFNEDDPMSWTEDYLSWWPKPMEYRACYVKVKINGPHEINMRSRNQGGTHPKTVGQLYGLRDTRSIRDMDQSTVSAVCLEFKCSGMLYDQDRVDRTLVKVIPQGSCKRDNVNSMLQEYLINHLPLAVNNDTNEFTMLAPLDPLGHNYGIFTVTDQDPRTAKEIALGRCFDGTSDGTSRVMKSNEGVALTFTCGNREVTRQSVFQALQNSPGQSPARAVRDGRGRKQRAGANALRNSRRRSTRNPTATRTSG, encoded by the exons ATGTGCTGCCTGTCAACATGGGCTCTCCTCCTAGCTCTGGGAGTCACCACTACGGCACAAG gaacatggaggagagacagTTTGAGAGCTGCGAGACAAAACAACCCTGCAGTGTACCACTCTGAAG ATAACTATGAGTGGACCACTTGGTTCAACGTGGACCACCCTGGAGGTCGAGGAGACTATGAGCAGTTGGATGCTATCCGTTTCTACTACCGTGCGCGGGTGTGTGATGCCCCCCGGGCCCTGGAGGCTCGCACCACTGACTGGATCTCCGCTCGCAACACGGGGGAGAAGATCCACGCAGACCCTACCCTGGGCTTCTGGTGCGCCAACGCTGAACAGGCCCCTGGCCGCAACTGCTCCAACTACGCTGTGCGCTTCCTGTGCCCTAAAGGTCAGTCTG GCAACACTGGGTCAGAAGGCTCTCAGGATGCCTGGGGTCCTTGGTCAGACTGGAGCCATTGCTCTGCCAAGTGTGGTCAGGTGGCAATGCAGGTGCGCTCCAGGAAATGCCAGTCCCAGCCTAAGCAGTGGGATAAGCAGTGCAGCGGACCTACAGTGGAGGGTAGAGCCTGCAAAGGACCTGAATGCCCTGGGACTG GTTGCACACTGCACTGTGAGATGGGTAGGGTGAATGCAGAGTGTGACGCCTGCATGTGTCAGGACCACATTGTACTGGGCTCTGTCCGCAGTGCTGGAGGTCTCCCTGGCCCAGGGGCCACCATCCTCCGCTTCGGCCCCAGCTCCAAACTCCTCACCCTCACTGACCACAATGGACACTTCCGCATCCCAGGGATCTGTCCCGACGGCAACGCCACACTGACCGTCCAGCTGCGGAACCACGCCCCTCACACAGTCACTGTGCCCCACAGCACCGAACACACCTCTGTCCTCAGTATCATGCTGAAAAGAGCAG AGAAGCTCCATGTGGTGAAGAACCCTGAGAACAAGGCAAGAAGAGAGGGCCAGACAGCTGCTCTCTGCTGCAAAGTGGGTGGATCACCAGAGCCAGAAGAGTACCAGTG GTTTCACAACGGCAGCCTGCTGGACAGGAAGCAGCTGAACTATGACAGCACGCTGGTCTTAAGAAACCTGAGCATGGAGCAGACTGGGGAGTACTACTGCAGAGCCAGCAACCAGGCTGGGGCCATCAAGTCCAAACCAGCCATAGTCACAGTCTTAG GTAAAGATCAACCTTCATGTAACCCAAAACCCGAATCCTACCTTATTCGCTTACCTCATGACTGCTATCAAAACAGCTCGGACTCACTCTATTACGACGTAGGAAAGTGCCTCTCAGGGACTTGTGCAGGACAGCTGGACAATGGAATCAGGTGCAAAGACTCAGTGGCATACTGCTGTGGGGTGGCAAAGATGGAGGAGAAACAACTGAAATGCCAGGGCTATGAGCTCCCCACCATGGTGGTGACCGGATGTGGCTGTCAGAAGTGTGTGGAGACCAGAGTCATTGTGCGTGGGCGGGCTGTGGCCGCAGACACTGGGGAGCCCATGAGATTTGGTCACGTCTACATCAATGGAGCCAGAGTCAGCCGCACAGGCTACAAAGGCACCTTCTCCATCCAGGTCCCCCATGACACTGAGAGGCTGGTGATGACCTTTGTGGACAACATGGATAAGTTCGTCAACACCACCAAGGTTCTTCCATTCAACACCAAAGGGGGCGCCGTCTACCATGAGATCAAGCTTTTGAGGAAGAAGGAACCAGTGACCATCAGCTCAACAGAGCTCAACACTCTTCagctgggagaggtggagggccAGGATCCTATTGCTGAGATCCAGATCCCACCCAACTCCTTCTACAAGCAGAGTGGAGAAGTATTTGTGGGTAATGTGAAGGCTAGCATCACTTTTCTAGACGCTAGAGACGTGTCCACAGCAGCAGCCGCACAGAGTGACCTCAACTTCGTAGGAGATGAGGGTGACACCTTGCCCCTAAGAACCTATGGTATGTTCTCAGTTGACTTCAGGGACGAGGAGGCCGGAGAACCACTGAACGCCGGAGAGGTGAAGGTGAAAATGGATTCAACACAGGTGAAAATGCCTGAGCACCTGGACACCATGAAGCTGTGGTCCTTGAACCCTGACACAGGcatgtgggaggaggaggggagcttCCAGATGGAGAAGAAGCAACGTGgtaaaagggaagagaggaccTTCCTCATTGGGAACATGGAGAtcagagagaggaggctgtttaACCTGGACGTCCCAGAGAACAGGAGGTGTTACATCAAGGTGCGAGGCTTCCGCAGCGATCGCTTCATGGCCAGCGAGCAGGTAGAGGGAGTGGTGGTGACCCTGATCAACATGGAGCCCACTGCAGGTTACTCCTCCAACCCTCGTGCCTGGGGACGCTTTGACAGCGTAATCACTGGCCCCAAtggtgcctgtctgcctgccttctGCGACGACCAGAAAGCTGACGCATATTCTGCCCATGTCATGGCCAACATGGGAGGAGAAGAACTCGAGGCAGTCCCATCTGCTCCCAAGTTTAACCCCAACATCATTGGAGTCCCTCAGCCATACCTGGGCAAGCTGAACTACAGACGGTCAGACCACAATGACCCCAGGTTAAAGAAGACAGCCTTCAGCATCAATGTGGCCAAGCCCAGCCCAAACACAGCTGAAGAGCTCAACGGACCTGTGTACTCATTTGACCAACTGAAAGAGTGTGAGGAAGCCCCATTTACTGCAGGCCACTTCCGCTTCACCAGAGTGGAGGGAGATCGCTACGATTACAACACAGTGCCTTTCAACGAAGACGATCCTATGAGCTGGACAGAAGACTACCTGAGCTGGTGGCCCAAGCCCATGGAGTACCGAGCCTGCTATGTCAAGGTCAAGATCAATGGTCCCCATGAGATCAACATGCGCTCCCGAAACCAGGGCGGCACTCACCCCAAGACCGTTGGCCAACTGTATGGCCTCCGCGACACCCGCAGCATCCGCGACATGGACCAGTCCACCGTCTCTGCTGTGTGCCTGGAGTTCAAGTGCAGCGGCATGCTCTACGACCAGGACCGAGTGGACCGCACTCTGGTGAAGGTGATCCCTCAGGGCAGCTGTAAGAGGGACAATGTTAACTCCATGCTTCAAGAGTACCTAATTAATCACCTGCCTCTAGCCGTCAACAACGACACCAATGAGTTCACAATGCTGGCACCACTGGACCCTCTGGGCCACAACTATGGCATCTTCACAGTGACAGACCAGGACCCCCGCACAGCTAAAGAGATAGCACTGGGACGCTGCTTTGATGGCACCTCTGACGGCACTTCCCGTGTCATGAAGAGCAACGAGGGAGTGGCACTTACCTTTACCTGTGGCAACCGTGAGGTGACCCGTCAAAGCGTGTTCCAGGCTCTGCAGAACTCCCCCGGGCAGTCTCCGGCGAGGGCAGTGAGGGATGGCCGAGGCAGGAAGCAGAGAGCAGGAGCCAACGCACTCCGCAACAGCCGTAGACGCAGTACTCGGAATCCCACTGCCACACGCACCTCAGGCTAA
- the LOC139385044 gene encoding cartilage intermediate layer protein 1-like isoform X2 — translation MCCLSTWALLLALGVTTTAQGTWRRDSLRAARQNNPAVYHSEDNYEWTTWFNVDHPGGRGDYEQLDAIRFYYRARVCDAPRALEARTTDWISARNTGEKIHADPTLGFWCANAEQAPGRNCSNYAVRFLCPKGNTGSEGSQDAWGPWSDWSHCSAKCGQVAMQVRSRKCQSQPKQWDKQCSGPTVEGRACKGPECPGTGCTLHCEMGRVNAECDACMCQDHIVLGSVRSAGGLPGPGATILRFGPSSKLLTLTDHNGHFRIPGICPDGNATLTVQLRNHAPHTVTVPHSTEHTSVLSIMLKRAEKLHVVKNPENKARREGQTAALCCKVGGSPEPEEYQWFHNGSLLDRKQLNYDSTLVLRNLSMEQTGEYYCRASNQAGAIKSKPAIVTVLGKDQPSCNPKPESYLIRLPHDCYQNSSDSLYYDVGKCLSGTCAGQLDNGIRCKDSVAYCCGVAKMEEKQLKCQGYELPTMVVTGCGCQKCVETRVIVRGRAVAADTGEPMRFGHVYINGARVSRTGYKGTFSIQVPHDTERLVMTFVDNMDKFVNTTKVLPFNTKGGAVYHEIKLLRKKEPVTISSTELNTLQLGEVEGQDPIAEIQIPPNSFYKQSGEVFVGNVKASITFLDARDVSTAAAAQSDLNFVGDEGDTLPLRTYGMFSVDFRDEEAGEPLNAGEVKVKMDSTQVKMPEHLDTMKLWSLNPDTGMWEEEGSFQMEKKQRGKREERTFLIGNMEIRERRLFNLDVPENRRCYIKVRGFRSDRFMASEQVEGVVVTLINMEPTAGYSSNPRAWGRFDSVITGPNGACLPAFCDDQKADAYSAHVMANMGGEELEAVPSAPKFNPNIIGVPQPYLGKLNYRRSDHNDPRLKKTAFSINVAKPSPNTAEELNGPVYSFDQLKECEEAPFTAGHFRFTRVEGDRYDYNTVPFNEDDPMSWTEDYLSWWPKPMEYRACYVKVKINGPHEINMRSRNQGGTHPKTVGQLYGLRDTRSIRDMDQSTVSAVCLEFKCSGMLYDQDRVDRTLVKVIPQGSCKRDNVNSMLQEYLINHLPLAVNNDTNEFTMLAPLDPLGHNYGIFTVTDQDPRTAKEIALGRCFDGTSDGTSRVMKSNEGVALTFTCGNREVTRQSVFQALQNSPGQSPARAVRDGRGRKQRAGANALRNSRRRSTRNPTATRTSG, via the exons ATGTGCTGCCTGTCAACATGGGCTCTCCTCCTAGCTCTGGGAGTCACCACTACGGCACAAG gaacatggaggagagacagTTTGAGAGCTGCGAGACAAAACAACCCTGCAGTGTACCACTCTGAAG ATAACTATGAGTGGACCACTTGGTTCAACGTGGACCACCCTGGAGGTCGAGGAGACTATGAGCAGTTGGATGCTATCCGTTTCTACTACCGTGCGCGGGTGTGTGATGCCCCCCGGGCCCTGGAGGCTCGCACCACTGACTGGATCTCCGCTCGCAACACGGGGGAGAAGATCCACGCAGACCCTACCCTGGGCTTCTGGTGCGCCAACGCTGAACAGGCCCCTGGCCGCAACTGCTCCAACTACGCTGTGCGCTTCCTGTGCCCTAAAG GCAACACTGGGTCAGAAGGCTCTCAGGATGCCTGGGGTCCTTGGTCAGACTGGAGCCATTGCTCTGCCAAGTGTGGTCAGGTGGCAATGCAGGTGCGCTCCAGGAAATGCCAGTCCCAGCCTAAGCAGTGGGATAAGCAGTGCAGCGGACCTACAGTGGAGGGTAGAGCCTGCAAAGGACCTGAATGCCCTGGGACTG GTTGCACACTGCACTGTGAGATGGGTAGGGTGAATGCAGAGTGTGACGCCTGCATGTGTCAGGACCACATTGTACTGGGCTCTGTCCGCAGTGCTGGAGGTCTCCCTGGCCCAGGGGCCACCATCCTCCGCTTCGGCCCCAGCTCCAAACTCCTCACCCTCACTGACCACAATGGACACTTCCGCATCCCAGGGATCTGTCCCGACGGCAACGCCACACTGACCGTCCAGCTGCGGAACCACGCCCCTCACACAGTCACTGTGCCCCACAGCACCGAACACACCTCTGTCCTCAGTATCATGCTGAAAAGAGCAG AGAAGCTCCATGTGGTGAAGAACCCTGAGAACAAGGCAAGAAGAGAGGGCCAGACAGCTGCTCTCTGCTGCAAAGTGGGTGGATCACCAGAGCCAGAAGAGTACCAGTG GTTTCACAACGGCAGCCTGCTGGACAGGAAGCAGCTGAACTATGACAGCACGCTGGTCTTAAGAAACCTGAGCATGGAGCAGACTGGGGAGTACTACTGCAGAGCCAGCAACCAGGCTGGGGCCATCAAGTCCAAACCAGCCATAGTCACAGTCTTAG GTAAAGATCAACCTTCATGTAACCCAAAACCCGAATCCTACCTTATTCGCTTACCTCATGACTGCTATCAAAACAGCTCGGACTCACTCTATTACGACGTAGGAAAGTGCCTCTCAGGGACTTGTGCAGGACAGCTGGACAATGGAATCAGGTGCAAAGACTCAGTGGCATACTGCTGTGGGGTGGCAAAGATGGAGGAGAAACAACTGAAATGCCAGGGCTATGAGCTCCCCACCATGGTGGTGACCGGATGTGGCTGTCAGAAGTGTGTGGAGACCAGAGTCATTGTGCGTGGGCGGGCTGTGGCCGCAGACACTGGGGAGCCCATGAGATTTGGTCACGTCTACATCAATGGAGCCAGAGTCAGCCGCACAGGCTACAAAGGCACCTTCTCCATCCAGGTCCCCCATGACACTGAGAGGCTGGTGATGACCTTTGTGGACAACATGGATAAGTTCGTCAACACCACCAAGGTTCTTCCATTCAACACCAAAGGGGGCGCCGTCTACCATGAGATCAAGCTTTTGAGGAAGAAGGAACCAGTGACCATCAGCTCAACAGAGCTCAACACTCTTCagctgggagaggtggagggccAGGATCCTATTGCTGAGATCCAGATCCCACCCAACTCCTTCTACAAGCAGAGTGGAGAAGTATTTGTGGGTAATGTGAAGGCTAGCATCACTTTTCTAGACGCTAGAGACGTGTCCACAGCAGCAGCCGCACAGAGTGACCTCAACTTCGTAGGAGATGAGGGTGACACCTTGCCCCTAAGAACCTATGGTATGTTCTCAGTTGACTTCAGGGACGAGGAGGCCGGAGAACCACTGAACGCCGGAGAGGTGAAGGTGAAAATGGATTCAACACAGGTGAAAATGCCTGAGCACCTGGACACCATGAAGCTGTGGTCCTTGAACCCTGACACAGGcatgtgggaggaggaggggagcttCCAGATGGAGAAGAAGCAACGTGgtaaaagggaagagaggaccTTCCTCATTGGGAACATGGAGAtcagagagaggaggctgtttaACCTGGACGTCCCAGAGAACAGGAGGTGTTACATCAAGGTGCGAGGCTTCCGCAGCGATCGCTTCATGGCCAGCGAGCAGGTAGAGGGAGTGGTGGTGACCCTGATCAACATGGAGCCCACTGCAGGTTACTCCTCCAACCCTCGTGCCTGGGGACGCTTTGACAGCGTAATCACTGGCCCCAAtggtgcctgtctgcctgccttctGCGACGACCAGAAAGCTGACGCATATTCTGCCCATGTCATGGCCAACATGGGAGGAGAAGAACTCGAGGCAGTCCCATCTGCTCCCAAGTTTAACCCCAACATCATTGGAGTCCCTCAGCCATACCTGGGCAAGCTGAACTACAGACGGTCAGACCACAATGACCCCAGGTTAAAGAAGACAGCCTTCAGCATCAATGTGGCCAAGCCCAGCCCAAACACAGCTGAAGAGCTCAACGGACCTGTGTACTCATTTGACCAACTGAAAGAGTGTGAGGAAGCCCCATTTACTGCAGGCCACTTCCGCTTCACCAGAGTGGAGGGAGATCGCTACGATTACAACACAGTGCCTTTCAACGAAGACGATCCTATGAGCTGGACAGAAGACTACCTGAGCTGGTGGCCCAAGCCCATGGAGTACCGAGCCTGCTATGTCAAGGTCAAGATCAATGGTCCCCATGAGATCAACATGCGCTCCCGAAACCAGGGCGGCACTCACCCCAAGACCGTTGGCCAACTGTATGGCCTCCGCGACACCCGCAGCATCCGCGACATGGACCAGTCCACCGTCTCTGCTGTGTGCCTGGAGTTCAAGTGCAGCGGCATGCTCTACGACCAGGACCGAGTGGACCGCACTCTGGTGAAGGTGATCCCTCAGGGCAGCTGTAAGAGGGACAATGTTAACTCCATGCTTCAAGAGTACCTAATTAATCACCTGCCTCTAGCCGTCAACAACGACACCAATGAGTTCACAATGCTGGCACCACTGGACCCTCTGGGCCACAACTATGGCATCTTCACAGTGACAGACCAGGACCCCCGCACAGCTAAAGAGATAGCACTGGGACGCTGCTTTGATGGCACCTCTGACGGCACTTCCCGTGTCATGAAGAGCAACGAGGGAGTGGCACTTACCTTTACCTGTGGCAACCGTGAGGTGACCCGTCAAAGCGTGTTCCAGGCTCTGCAGAACTCCCCCGGGCAGTCTCCGGCGAGGGCAGTGAGGGATGGCCGAGGCAGGAAGCAGAGAGCAGGAGCCAACGCACTCCGCAACAGCCGTAGACGCAGTACTCGGAATCCCACTGCCACACGCACCTCAGGCTAA